Proteins encoded in a region of the Verrucomicrobiia bacterium genome:
- a CDS encoding glycosyltransferase, whose amino-acid sequence MPEPSLLLLIPAYNEADRIEPVLREIAGYFEANYQGKFQIVVVLNGCRDNTLDVVQRVAADHPAIKWENHPDPIGKGGALIEGLKLAPLADVIGYVDADGATPPRSFHKLVQMIDQADCVIGSRWLPGAVLHQAQPLLRRFTSRCFHLVVETLFWMHIKDTQCPAKVARRAAIEAIHSNLAIADLAFDVNLLVAMKRARLKVLEVPIEWTDKIGSKVTASLFRVSLTMFLSVVRLWLIYSRCYRWVRPLRPLEIWIYKKLRAPHRVMGQDAIHQNHSAKGS is encoded by the coding sequence GTGCCCGAACCCAGTCTGTTGTTGTTGATTCCCGCCTATAACGAGGCGGACCGCATTGAACCGGTCCTCCGCGAAATCGCGGGTTATTTCGAGGCGAACTACCAGGGCAAATTCCAGATCGTCGTCGTGCTTAACGGTTGCCGCGACAACACCCTCGACGTCGTGCAACGCGTCGCGGCCGACCACCCGGCCATCAAGTGGGAGAACCATCCGGACCCGATCGGCAAGGGCGGCGCCCTGATCGAAGGGCTCAAACTCGCGCCGCTGGCGGATGTCATTGGCTATGTGGACGCGGATGGCGCCACCCCACCCCGATCCTTCCACAAGCTCGTCCAAATGATCGACCAGGCGGATTGCGTGATTGGCTCGCGCTGGCTGCCCGGCGCCGTGCTGCATCAGGCGCAACCGTTGCTGCGTCGCTTCACCAGCCGCTGCTTTCATTTGGTGGTGGAAACCCTGTTCTGGATGCACATCAAGGACACCCAATGCCCCGCCAAAGTAGCGCGCCGGGCAGCGATTGAGGCGATTCATTCCAACCTCGCCATCGCCGACTTAGCGTTCGACGTTAACTTGCTGGTCGCAATGAAACGCGCACGGTTGAAAGTTTTGGAAGTGCCGATTGAGTGGACGGACAAAATCGGTTCCAAAGTAACCGCATCACTGTTCCGAGTCTCATTGACAATGTTTTTGTCTGTAGTCCGGCTGTGGTTGATCTATTCACGCTGCTATCGCTGGGTGCGGCCGTTGCGGCCGTTGGAGATTTGGATCTACAAGAAGCTCCGCGCTCCGCACCGGGTCATGGGGCAGGATGCAATCCATCAAAATCACTCGGCCAAAGGCAGCTGA
- a CDS encoding four helix bundle protein — translation MSNENLKLRTKKFALATIKFFESLPKNETCRILGRQLLRSGTSVGANYRAACRAKSTADFISKMGTVEEEADESSYWLELLVEDGKVPTAKAAPLIKESNELLAITVASINTARKSGGRE, via the coding sequence ATGAGCAACGAAAACTTAAAGTTGAGGACGAAGAAGTTCGCTCTTGCAACAATCAAATTCTTCGAGTCGTTGCCCAAGAATGAAACGTGCCGGATTTTAGGCAGACAGCTTCTGCGCTCAGGAACATCTGTTGGCGCGAACTATCGGGCGGCTTGTCGTGCGAAATCCACCGCCGACTTCATCAGCAAGATGGGAACGGTGGAGGAAGAAGCCGACGAATCCAGCTACTGGCTGGAGCTGCTGGTTGAAGATGGCAAGGTGCCCACGGCGAAGGCTGCCCCGCTGATCAAGGAATCGAACGAACTGCTGGCCATCACGGTTGCCTCCATCAACACCGCCCGCAAATCCGGAGGCCGCGAATGA
- a CDS encoding MoxR family ATPase, translated as MSTEAQIAQFRQTYSALRAEIGKVLVGQDAIVDSTLIALFGGGHVLLEGVPGLGKTLLVRTLGEVLDLSFSRIQFTPDLMPADILGTNLVMETPNGRREFQFQRGPIFAHLVLADEINRATPKTQSAMLEAMQEKQVTAGGELRKLVEPFFVMATQNPIDQEGTYPLPEAQLDRFFFKLLVGYPTHAELSEVMARTTTGHKAETGKVLDRDRLLELMTLVREVPVASHVQDYAVRLVLATHPKTATAVAIANQYLRFGSSPRGAQTLLLAGKVRALANGRFNVSFEDIQAIAHAALRHRLILNFEAEAEGITTDHVIDQVIKEVPKTVEAVNA; from the coding sequence ATGAGCACCGAAGCCCAAATCGCCCAATTCCGCCAAACCTACTCTGCCCTCCGCGCCGAGATCGGCAAGGTTCTCGTCGGTCAGGACGCCATCGTGGACAGCACGCTCATCGCCCTGTTCGGCGGCGGGCATGTGCTGCTCGAAGGCGTGCCCGGCCTCGGCAAGACGCTCCTCGTCCGGACGCTTGGCGAAGTGCTCGACCTCAGCTTCAGCCGCATCCAGTTCACGCCCGACCTGATGCCTGCCGACATCCTCGGCACCAACCTCGTCATGGAAACGCCCAACGGCCGGCGCGAATTCCAGTTCCAGCGTGGCCCCATTTTCGCCCACCTCGTCCTGGCCGACGAAATCAACCGCGCCACGCCCAAGACGCAATCGGCCATGCTCGAAGCCATGCAGGAAAAGCAGGTCACCGCCGGCGGCGAACTCCGCAAGCTGGTCGAACCCTTCTTCGTCATGGCGACGCAAAACCCGATTGACCAGGAAGGCACCTACCCGCTGCCCGAGGCGCAACTCGACCGCTTCTTCTTCAAGCTCCTCGTCGGTTACCCGACGCACGCCGAGTTGTCCGAAGTCATGGCTCGCACCACCACCGGACACAAGGCCGAGACCGGCAAAGTTCTCGACCGCGACCGCCTGCTGGAACTCATGACCCTCGTTCGCGAAGTGCCCGTCGCGTCGCATGTGCAGGATTACGCCGTGCGCCTCGTGCTCGCCACGCATCCCAAGACCGCAACCGCCGTGGCCATCGCGAATCAATACCTCCGCTTCGGCAGCAGCCCGCGCGGTGCGCAAACGCTCCTGCTCGCCGGCAAGGTCCGTGCCCTTGCGAACGGCCGTTTCAACGTCAGCTTCGAGGACATCCAAGCCATCGCCCATGCCGCGTTGCGCCACCGCCTCATCCTCAACTTCGAAGCCGAAGCCGAAGGCATCACCACCGACCACGTCATCGACCAGGTCATCAAGGAAGTGCCAAAGACCGTTGAAGCCGTGAATGCCTGA
- a CDS encoding peptidylprolyl isomerase, producing MKNLWMICTLSLTLGLTLARAEDAKKEEKKAEATTESKEAVKPSTNEVAVIKTSEGEMVVEFWSDVAPKTVENFKKLAKKGFYDGTASHRMIPGFMVQLGDPKTKDPSKESEYGTGDPGYKIPAEFNDRKHVRGVLSMARNGDPLERTGAMPRAEFANTAGSQFFICFGPATSLDGRYTAFGKVIKGEDTLAKIEKIPVGMSPQGEPSKPQTRIAVESIKIVPADSIK from the coding sequence ATGAAAAATCTGTGGATGATTTGCACGTTGAGCCTCACGCTGGGGCTGACCTTGGCCCGCGCCGAGGATGCCAAGAAGGAAGAGAAGAAGGCGGAAGCCACGACTGAATCGAAGGAAGCGGTCAAACCTTCGACAAATGAAGTGGCGGTCATCAAGACGAGCGAGGGGGAAATGGTCGTCGAATTCTGGAGCGATGTTGCCCCAAAGACTGTGGAAAATTTCAAGAAGCTCGCGAAGAAGGGCTTTTACGATGGCACCGCGTCGCACCGGATGATCCCGGGCTTCATGGTCCAGCTAGGCGATCCCAAAACCAAGGATCCGTCGAAAGAATCCGAATACGGCACCGGCGACCCCGGCTACAAGATCCCCGCTGAATTCAACGACCGCAAACACGTCCGCGGTGTCCTCTCCATGGCGCGCAATGGAGACCCGCTGGAGCGCACCGGCGCAATGCCCCGTGCGGAGTTCGCCAACACCGCAGGGTCACAGTTCTTCATTTGCTTTGGACCGGCGACTTCGCTCGACGGTCGCTACACTGCCTTTGGCAAGGTCATCAAAGGTGAAGACACTCTGGCAAAGATCGAAAAAATCCCCGTCGGCATGAGCCCGCAGGGCGAGCCAAGCAAGCCGCAGACGCGTATAGCAGTCGAAAGCATCAAGATTGTTCCGGCCGACAGCATCAAATAA
- a CDS encoding DUF58 domain-containing protein, with protein MALLTPELLRQLEQFQLLAARRAKSSAKGERRSRARGQSVEFADHRNYVPGDDFRYLDWNLYGRLDRLFLKLYEEERELPVRIFLDASESMTFGEPRKFDFARQVAAAIGYIALCGFDRVSVNVFPGAERGVRSAELKPASANDNSAVRSPQSALNALSRVRGKKSSLQFLQNLSRLHAGGAANFNESVRRGALEARQAGLAVVLSDFLDPAGYEAGLTTLLGRGFQVDVVQILAPEELEPTTFGDLRLVDAETGDEREVTFGKFRLKHYQQTVQNFCGRLREYCQTRGMNYFLASSKTDLSDLLLKQLRQAEVLG; from the coding sequence ATGGCTCTCCTCACCCCCGAACTCCTCCGCCAGCTTGAGCAATTCCAGTTGCTCGCGGCGCGGCGTGCCAAGAGCAGCGCCAAGGGCGAGCGCCGCAGCCGCGCGCGCGGCCAGTCCGTCGAGTTCGCCGACCACCGCAATTACGTTCCCGGTGACGATTTCCGCTACCTCGACTGGAATCTCTACGGCCGCCTCGACCGCCTCTTCCTCAAGCTCTACGAGGAGGAACGCGAATTGCCCGTCCGCATTTTCCTCGACGCCAGCGAATCCATGACCTTCGGCGAGCCGCGCAAATTCGACTTCGCCCGCCAGGTCGCCGCTGCCATCGGCTACATCGCCCTCTGCGGCTTCGACCGCGTGAGCGTAAACGTCTTTCCAGGTGCGGAACGCGGAGTGCGGAGTGCGGAATTAAAACCTGCGTCCGCGAATGATAATTCCGCAGTCCGCAGTCCGCAGTCCGCACTCAACGCCCTTTCCCGTGTGCGTGGCAAAAAATCCTCTCTCCAATTCCTGCAGAACCTCTCGCGCCTCCACGCGGGTGGTGCCGCGAACTTCAACGAGTCCGTGCGCCGCGGCGCACTGGAAGCCCGCCAGGCCGGCCTGGCTGTCGTGCTCAGCGATTTTCTCGATCCCGCCGGTTACGAAGCCGGTCTGACCACGCTCCTCGGTCGCGGTTTTCAGGTGGATGTCGTCCAGATTCTCGCGCCCGAGGAACTGGAGCCCACCACCTTCGGCGACCTGCGCCTTGTGGATGCCGAAACCGGTGACGAACGGGAAGTCACGTTCGGCAAGTTCCGCCTGAAACATTACCAACAGACCGTGCAAAACTTCTGCGGCCGCCTGCGTGAGTATTGCCAGACGCGCGGCATGAACTATTTCCTGGCCTCGTCGAAAACGGACCTGAGCGACTTGTTGTTAAAGCAACTGAGGCAGGCGGAGGTGCTGGGATGA
- a CDS encoding VWA domain-containing protein, protein MSFLAPIAFWFALTLPVVVVFYLLKRKRQVKLISSTLMWQKFLAETQANAPFQKLRNNWLMLFQLLLLALAVLALARPYFLGKAKSSELRIVILDASASMQATDVAPSRFEAARTEALKLVDALKPDERMMVLLAGANAVVKQSPTTDKATLRRAITACQPTDSPTRLADALKTASAFSYEKRGESEEAVAEIHLFSDGAAADLAEFDNKALPLVYHKVGARSENLGITALDVRPNPDDPRQRAIYTSVANFGTNTLTTELELAFDGTVVDARSLTLESNQTAPQVFIATQPSNGVFSVRLTAKDDLVADNYAAVFSILPQPAKVLLVTRGNRFLEKALRAVPNLQLATATDSTDNAAPFDFVILDGVTPTVWPVGNVLAIQVAETNWFDGISRVESPALVDWRTSHPLLRYAPFDNVAVKESGVVKAPSWAVSLLEAPQGSLLVAGDLGRRRIVWLGFDVLDSNWPLRVSFPIFIANAAEWLNPASAHNAELLVKAGNPFRLTLPAPVTRAEVQFPDGSKRALDPDPKATELVFGDTAKEGVYRLTAGTNTTTFCVNLLDANESNLKPRDELSLGKYTKITASKAKPANTELWRWLAIAVLVVLLFEWWWYHRRTA, encoded by the coding sequence ATGAGTTTTCTGGCCCCCATCGCCTTCTGGTTCGCCCTGACGTTGCCCGTCGTGGTGGTGTTTTACCTGCTCAAGCGCAAGCGGCAGGTGAAGCTGATTTCCTCGACGCTGATGTGGCAAAAGTTCCTCGCTGAAACCCAGGCGAACGCGCCGTTTCAAAAGCTTCGCAACAACTGGCTGATGCTTTTCCAGCTCCTGTTGCTCGCGCTTGCGGTGCTGGCGCTCGCGCGGCCTTACTTCCTCGGCAAGGCCAAGAGCAGCGAGCTGCGCATCGTCATCCTGGATGCGTCGGCCTCGATGCAGGCCACGGACGTGGCGCCGTCGCGCTTCGAGGCGGCGCGCACGGAAGCGCTCAAGCTCGTGGATGCGCTCAAACCGGACGAGCGCATGATGGTTCTGCTCGCGGGGGCCAATGCCGTCGTCAAACAGTCGCCAACGACGGACAAGGCCACGCTGCGACGCGCGATTACGGCGTGTCAGCCCACGGATTCTCCGACGCGCCTGGCAGACGCGCTCAAAACAGCCAGTGCGTTCTCCTATGAAAAACGCGGCGAATCCGAGGAGGCCGTGGCGGAGATTCATCTCTTCAGCGACGGCGCGGCGGCAGACCTGGCGGAATTCGACAACAAGGCGCTGCCGCTGGTTTACCACAAAGTCGGCGCGCGTTCGGAAAATCTCGGCATCACCGCGCTCGACGTGCGGCCGAATCCCGACGACCCGCGTCAGCGCGCGATTTACACGAGCGTGGCCAATTTCGGGACCAACACGCTGACCACGGAACTCGAGCTCGCCTTTGACGGCACCGTGGTGGACGCGCGTTCACTCACGTTGGAATCCAACCAGACCGCGCCGCAGGTGTTCATCGCCACGCAGCCAAGCAACGGTGTATTCTCGGTGCGCCTCACGGCCAAGGACGATCTGGTCGCCGACAACTATGCGGCGGTGTTCAGCATTCTGCCGCAGCCGGCAAAGGTGCTGCTCGTCACGCGCGGGAATCGCTTCCTCGAAAAGGCCCTGCGCGCCGTGCCCAATCTGCAGCTCGCCACGGCCACCGATTCGACCGACAACGCCGCGCCGTTCGATTTCGTGATCCTCGACGGTGTCACGCCCACCGTCTGGCCCGTGGGCAATGTGCTGGCCATTCAAGTCGCCGAAACAAACTGGTTTGACGGCATCAGCCGTGTCGAATCGCCGGCGCTGGTGGACTGGCGCACGTCCCATCCGCTGCTGCGCTACGCGCCCTTTGACAACGTGGCAGTGAAGGAAAGCGGCGTGGTGAAGGCGCCAAGCTGGGCCGTGTCACTGCTCGAAGCGCCGCAAGGTTCGTTGCTCGTCGCCGGCGATCTCGGCCGGCGTCGCATCGTGTGGCTGGGCTTCGACGTGCTCGACAGCAACTGGCCGTTGCGCGTGTCGTTCCCCATCTTCATCGCGAATGCGGCGGAATGGCTGAATCCGGCCAGCGCGCACAACGCCGAGCTGCTCGTCAAAGCCGGCAACCCGTTCCGGCTCACGCTTCCCGCGCCGGTCACCAGGGCCGAAGTGCAGTTTCCCGACGGCTCCAAACGCGCGCTCGATCCGGATCCCAAGGCGACGGAACTGGTCTTTGGCGACACCGCGAAGGAAGGTGTTTATCGCCTGACCGCCGGCACGAACACGACGACCTTCTGCGTCAACCTGCTGGACGCGAACGAAAGCAATCTCAAACCGCGCGACGAACTTTCGCTCGGCAAATACACCAAGATCACCGCCAGCAAGGCGAAGCCCGCGAACACGGAGCTCTGGCGCTGGCTCGCCATCGCCGTGCTCGTCGTGCTGCTGTTCGAGTGGTGGTGGTATCACCGGAGGACGGCGTAG
- a CDS encoding peptidylprolyl isomerase has product MSEVAIISTTAGDMVIEFWPDVAPKTVENFKTLAQQGFYDGTCFHRIIKGFMIQGGDPLTKDPSKEHLWGTGGPGHKVKAEFNDRSHQRGVISMARSQDPNSAGSQFFIVHGDASFLDRQYTAFGKLTQGDDVLEKIANIPCGAGGMGERSKPSMRVEVTSVKIVPAQPAQ; this is encoded by the coding sequence ATGAGTGAAGTAGCCATCATCAGCACCACGGCGGGCGACATGGTCATCGAGTTCTGGCCGGACGTCGCCCCGAAAACGGTCGAAAACTTCAAAACGCTCGCGCAGCAGGGCTTTTACGACGGCACCTGTTTTCACCGGATCATCAAGGGTTTCATGATCCAGGGCGGCGACCCGTTGACGAAGGATCCGAGCAAGGAACATCTTTGGGGCACGGGCGGACCCGGGCACAAGGTGAAGGCGGAGTTCAACGACCGTTCGCACCAGCGCGGCGTCATCTCGATGGCGCGTTCCCAGGATCCGAATTCCGCCGGCAGCCAGTTTTTCATCGTCCACGGCGATGCCTCGTTCCTCGACCGGCAATACACGGCCTTCGGCAAGTTGACGCAGGGCGACGACGTCCTGGAGAAAATCGCCAACATCCCGTGCGGTGCCGGCGGCATGGGCGAACGCAGCAAACCGTCGATGCGCGTGGAAGTCACGAGCGTGAAAATCGTCCCGGCCCAGCCGGCCCAATAA
- a CDS encoding SDR family NAD(P)-dependent oxidoreductase produces MNFLVTGGAGFIGSHVCERLLQDGHAVWAFDDLNPFYDPALKRANIRDLQSLAKPFEFVQGDITDRAALDELFASVRFDQMIHLAARAGVRPSLLEPALYQRVNVEGTVNLLEAARQNGVKKVTLASSSSVYGVNAKVPFSESDPIFTAISPYAASKLACEALGHVYHHVYGLDVAMLRFFTVYGPRQRPDLAIRKFATLMAAGKPIEMFGDGSTARDYTHIDDIVAGVVACTTRDFGYEIFNLGESQTVTLARLIELLEQALGVKAVVQRKPVQPGDVPITYANVDKARAKLGYQPRVKIDQGIPRFVEWLRLRAEGTN; encoded by the coding sequence ATGAATTTCCTGGTCACCGGCGGGGCTGGCTTCATCGGTTCACACGTGTGTGAACGGCTGCTCCAGGACGGCCACGCGGTCTGGGCGTTCGACGACCTCAATCCGTTTTACGATCCGGCCCTCAAGCGCGCCAACATCCGCGACCTTCAATCACTCGCGAAACCCTTCGAGTTTGTCCAAGGCGACATTACCGACCGGGCCGCACTGGACGAATTATTTGCCAGCGTGCGGTTTGATCAGATGATTCATCTGGCGGCGCGGGCGGGCGTGCGGCCCAGCCTGCTGGAGCCGGCGCTTTACCAGCGCGTCAACGTCGAAGGCACGGTGAACCTGCTCGAAGCCGCGCGCCAGAACGGCGTGAAGAAGGTGACGCTGGCGTCGTCTTCCTCCGTTTACGGCGTGAATGCAAAGGTGCCGTTCAGCGAAAGCGATCCGATTTTCACCGCCATTTCGCCTTACGCGGCCAGCAAGCTGGCGTGCGAGGCGCTGGGCCATGTGTATCACCACGTTTACGGGCTGGATGTGGCCATGCTGCGGTTTTTCACGGTGTATGGTCCGCGGCAACGGCCGGATCTGGCCATCCGCAAGTTTGCCACGCTGATGGCGGCGGGCAAGCCCATCGAAATGTTTGGGGACGGCTCGACGGCCCGGGATTACACCCACATCGATGACATTGTGGCTGGAGTTGTGGCTTGCACGACCCGGGATTTTGGTTACGAAATCTTCAACCTCGGCGAATCCCAGACGGTGACCCTGGCGCGTTTGATCGAGTTGCTGGAGCAGGCCTTGGGCGTCAAGGCGGTGGTGCAGCGCAAGCCGGTGCAGCCCGGCGACGTGCCGATCACCTACGCCAATGTGGACAAGGCCCGGGCGAAACTGGGCTACCAACCGCGGGTAAAGATTGACCAGGGCATCCCGCGGTTTGTTGAATGGCTGCGGCTGCGGGCCGAAGGAACGAACTAA
- a CDS encoding NUDIX hydrolase, whose amino-acid sequence MIKPWPKLGTKPVGDFRIFTIRSDRKQSPRTGREHDFFVIDAVNWVNVVAVTPDRELVMVEQYRHGSNTVELEIPGGMMDPHETSPVAAGERELREETGYTGTDARIIGEIFPNPAIMSNTCYTVLVENSRLTHPVEWDHSEDLVTRLVPAADIPRLIATGKIRHALVAVALYHFDLWQRGLPQGAG is encoded by the coding sequence ATGATCAAGCCCTGGCCCAAACTCGGCACCAAGCCCGTCGGCGATTTTCGCATCTTCACCATCCGGTCCGACCGCAAGCAGTCGCCCCGCACCGGCAGGGAACACGACTTCTTCGTCATTGATGCCGTCAACTGGGTGAATGTGGTGGCCGTGACCCCTGACCGGGAACTGGTCATGGTGGAGCAATACCGCCACGGCTCGAACACCGTGGAGCTGGAGATTCCGGGCGGCATGATGGATCCGCACGAGACCTCGCCCGTGGCCGCCGGCGAACGCGAGCTGCGCGAGGAAACGGGCTACACCGGCACCGATGCCCGCATCATTGGCGAAATCTTTCCCAATCCAGCCATCATGAGCAACACGTGCTACACCGTGCTGGTCGAAAACAGCCGCCTCACGCATCCGGTGGAATGGGACCACAGTGAGGACCTGGTCACGCGCCTGGTGCCGGCCGCGGACATCCCCCGCCTCATCGCCACCGGCAAAATCCGTCACGCGTTGGTGGCAGTGGCGCTTTACCACTTTGACTTGTGGCAACGCGGTCTCCCGCAGGGGGCCGGCTGA
- a CDS encoding M20 family metallopeptidase, translating into MTSTEKLLRALVALPSVNPAFLPAGHKRANEQSIAEFLATVGARAGLEVELQPVQPGRPNLIARLTPRGTPRQRVLLAPHLDTVNGTDEQFTPVTKHGRLHGRGACDTKGSVAAMFSAMCELAHGDRRPAETEIVFAGLVDEENAQAGSRALVATGFKADLAIVGEPTKLAVFTAHKGNIWIRVEAKGKAAHGATPQLGKNAIHAIAHAVEVFETTYRAQLARRKHPLLGSPTSNVGVVTGGSQANIVPDHCFIDIDRRTLPGETEAVVRREIADLLKQHKLKATFNFLKTAPCPPMETDVRLPLVQQFLRSAGQSKPQGAQYFCDAAVLSEAGIPSVVFGPGDIAQAHTTDEWLELEQLERGRRMLVEFLHSLP; encoded by the coding sequence ATGACCAGCACTGAAAAACTTTTGCGCGCCCTGGTGGCGTTGCCCAGCGTCAACCCGGCATTCCTGCCGGCGGGCCACAAACGTGCCAACGAACAAAGCATCGCTGAATTCCTCGCGACGGTCGGCGCGCGCGCCGGATTGGAAGTGGAGTTGCAGCCGGTGCAGCCCGGACGGCCCAATCTCATCGCCCGCCTGACCCCGCGCGGCACGCCGCGGCAACGCGTTTTGCTCGCGCCGCATTTGGACACGGTCAACGGCACGGATGAACAGTTCACACCCGTCACCAAACACGGCCGCCTGCACGGCCGCGGCGCCTGCGACACCAAAGGTTCCGTGGCCGCCATGTTTTCGGCCATGTGCGAACTGGCCCACGGCGACCGGCGGCCGGCCGAGACGGAAATTGTGTTCGCCGGTTTGGTGGATGAAGAGAACGCCCAGGCCGGCTCGCGCGCCCTGGTGGCGACCGGGTTCAAGGCGGATCTGGCCATAGTCGGTGAGCCCACGAAGCTTGCCGTGTTCACGGCGCACAAAGGGAACATCTGGATTCGCGTGGAAGCGAAGGGCAAGGCCGCCCACGGCGCCACGCCGCAGCTCGGCAAAAACGCCATTCATGCCATCGCGCACGCGGTGGAAGTGTTTGAAACCACTTACCGCGCGCAACTGGCCCGGCGCAAACACCCGCTCCTCGGCTCGCCAACGTCCAACGTCGGCGTGGTGACCGGTGGATCGCAGGCGAACATCGTGCCGGACCACTGTTTCATCGACATTGACCGGCGCACTTTGCCCGGTGAAACCGAGGCAGTCGTGCGGCGGGAGATTGCGGACCTGCTCAAGCAACACAAGCTGAAGGCGACGTTCAACTTCCTTAAAACCGCGCCCTGTCCGCCCATGGAAACCGACGTCCGCCTGCCGTTGGTGCAGCAGTTCTTGCGCAGCGCGGGGCAGTCCAAACCGCAGGGCGCGCAATATTTCTGCGACGCCGCCGTGTTGTCCGAAGCAGGCATCCCCAGCGTGGTGTTCGGTCCGGGTGACATTGCCCAGGCCCACACCACGGATGAGTGGCTTGAACTGGAACAGCTTGAACGTGGGCGCCGGATGCTGGTCGAATTCCTGCATTCACTGCCATGA
- a CDS encoding ATP-dependent 6-phosphofructokinase: MKKIKRIGILTSGGDAPGLNATIRGVGKACLGRYGIEVIGIRDGFLGLIENHTLRLDKATLAGILTVGGTILGTSRIKPHRMEVKGKIRDLRDTIVANYHRNRLDALVCIGGGGTQKNALRLVEKGLNVITLPKTIDNDVALTDTSFGFDTALTIATEAVDRLHSTAHSHHRIIVAEIMGHRAGWLALGAGIAGGADVILIPEIPYDVQQIAKAIRRRSEHGTNFSIVAVAEGALSQENAALFKAAKKRKEAARSASAKARAKADLAELDRAHAGNTLRLAHQLEELTGLESRLSILGYVQRGGTPSPADRLLATRLGTACAELIHQRVFGVMVAARGDGWHPVPIRDVAGNRKEVPRDHQWVQAARAVGTCLGD; encoded by the coding sequence ATGAAAAAAATCAAGCGCATCGGCATCTTAACCTCCGGCGGCGACGCCCCCGGACTCAATGCAACCATCCGCGGCGTGGGCAAGGCCTGCCTCGGGCGCTACGGCATCGAGGTCATCGGCATTCGCGACGGCTTTCTGGGCTTGATCGAGAACCACACCCTGCGCCTGGACAAGGCCACGTTGGCGGGCATTCTCACCGTCGGCGGCACCATTCTGGGCACCAGCCGCATCAAGCCGCACCGGATGGAGGTGAAAGGCAAAATCCGCGACCTGCGCGACACCATCGTCGCGAACTATCACCGCAACCGGCTCGATGCGCTGGTTTGCATCGGCGGCGGCGGCACGCAGAAGAACGCCCTGCGCCTCGTCGAAAAGGGCCTCAATGTCATCACCCTGCCCAAGACCATCGACAACGACGTGGCGCTGACGGACACCAGCTTTGGTTTTGACACCGCGCTCACCATCGCCACGGAGGCGGTGGACCGGTTGCACAGCACAGCCCACAGCCATCACCGCATCATTGTGGCCGAAATCATGGGGCATCGGGCTGGCTGGCTGGCGTTGGGTGCCGGCATCGCCGGCGGCGCGGATGTCATTTTGATACCGGAAATCCCCTACGACGTGCAGCAGATTGCGAAAGCCATCCGCCGCCGCAGCGAACACGGCACCAATTTCAGCATCGTGGCCGTGGCGGAAGGCGCCTTGTCGCAGGAAAACGCCGCGTTGTTCAAGGCGGCCAAAAAACGCAAGGAAGCCGCGCGGTCGGCTTCCGCCAAAGCCAGGGCCAAGGCGGACCTGGCGGAATTGGACCGCGCCCACGCCGGCAACACGTTGCGGCTGGCGCATCAACTGGAAGAACTCACCGGCTTGGAGTCCCGCCTGTCGATTCTGGGTTACGTGCAACGGGGCGGAACACCATCGCCGGCCGACCGGCTCCTGGCCACGCGTTTGGGCACCGCCTGTGCGGAGTTGATCCATCAACGGGTGTTTGGCGTGATGGTGGCGGCCCGCGGCGACGGCTGGCATCCCGTGCCGATTCGCGACGTGGCGGGCAATCGCAAGGAAGTGCCGCGCGATCACCAATGGGTGCAGGCCGCCCGGGCCGTGGGAACATGCCTGGGGGATTGA